In Duganella zoogloeoides, a single genomic region encodes these proteins:
- a CDS encoding GNAT family N-acetyltransferase, with protein sequence MTDSHIHFSGLVLRPFADTDAAAFAAAVVESVPSVSPWMAWCASDYTAADALEWFAMCRASEAAGTAFEFGIFCEPTGDFLGGAGLNDIRPLHRFCNLGYWVRQSRQRQGVATRSVQALAAHAFGALGLHRVEIVVAVGNTASLAVAAKCGAFDERVARNRLCIDGRAVDAHVFSLVPE encoded by the coding sequence ATGACAGACTCTCACATCCATTTCTCCGGCCTCGTGCTGCGCCCGTTCGCCGATACCGACGCCGCCGCCTTTGCTGCTGCCGTGGTGGAATCGGTGCCTTCGGTATCGCCGTGGATGGCGTGGTGCGCCAGCGACTACACCGCTGCCGATGCGCTGGAGTGGTTTGCCATGTGCCGCGCCAGCGAGGCGGCGGGCACCGCGTTCGAGTTCGGCATTTTTTGCGAACCAACGGGCGATTTTCTCGGCGGCGCGGGTCTCAACGACATCCGCCCGCTGCACCGGTTTTGCAACCTCGGTTACTGGGTGCGGCAGTCGCGCCAGAGGCAGGGCGTGGCGACGCGCAGCGTGCAGGCGCTGGCCGCGCATGCGTTTGGCGCCTTGGGCTTGCACCGGGTGGAGATCGTGGTCGCGGTCGGCAATACTGCCAGCCTGGCGGTGGCGGCGAAATGCGGTGCGTTTGACGAGCGCGTGGCGCGCAACCGGCTGTGCATCGATGGCCGGGCGGTGGATGCGCACGTGTTTTCGCTGGTGCCGGAATAA
- a CDS encoding DUF4962 domain-containing protein: protein MNPSITRRRFLGAAALALPVFSSSSLLAQDAREALGPRQGKAKGGPHPLQALMQAHPAPLRTELRGVHPRVFITSAGLADLKQRAATTHKAEWQQALSGLVAMKQDPAPSPAQKRRAQNTVAIGIAGAAMAYRIEGDERYLAAARKYMEAAVSYPVWGYTYSKPNVDLAAGHLLYGLGMGYDLLFDVLTEDERKRYRDKLAHQARLLAAHFAPKPGKTFSYSQNHCFIPIAGLAIAAYAIWDEVPEAAAWAAQSRAIFSRVLDVASPDGYFYEGVEYWVFSMPWIIHALDAFAHAAGDDLYDHPALRKAHLYMAHSLTPNGQDIFDFGDAFEGPLTRSRHGDEAARTHPNGKLHSNYNLIYRLAARFKSAEAQGVADWMKSLGHVCAEDFWTLQWRDATIKPAPITALAPHHHFDDLGTVYWRSDWTDRATAFAFRAGPPEGHHAATLFDKLPDWHLSMGHSHPDAGSFILYANGTYLSGPMGYAGIPRSNLSNTVLIDGQGQANEGHGHDAFADYPYARLDSIRLTTVNLAADRAEIVADLTGAFRQELGVDKLERRFTYEGGAWTTTDRMRAARPVVLTAQVHGDTTIAAGGQQRYVVAGKPAALQVDIKTAGARAVIEKGVVTAAGPPGNVDKGPREERGSVLRISMPAARETSIVTTMRPVNG, encoded by the coding sequence ATGAATCCATCGATCACACGACGCCGTTTCCTGGGCGCCGCAGCCCTGGCTTTGCCCGTTTTTTCGTCAAGCAGCCTGCTGGCGCAGGACGCGCGCGAAGCGCTTGGCCCCAGGCAGGGCAAGGCCAAGGGCGGCCCGCACCCGCTGCAGGCACTGATGCAGGCCCACCCGGCGCCGCTGCGCACCGAACTGCGCGGCGTCCATCCCCGCGTCTTCATCACCAGCGCCGGCCTGGCCGACCTCAAACAACGGGCTGCCACCACCCACAAGGCCGAGTGGCAGCAGGCGCTGTCCGGCCTGGTGGCCATGAAGCAGGACCCGGCGCCCTCGCCCGCGCAAAAGCGCCGCGCCCAGAACACGGTGGCCATCGGCATCGCCGGCGCCGCTATGGCCTACCGCATCGAGGGCGACGAGCGTTACCTGGCCGCTGCCCGCAAGTACATGGAAGCGGCGGTCAGCTATCCGGTATGGGGTTACACCTACAGCAAACCGAACGTGGACCTGGCTGCCGGCCACCTGCTCTACGGCCTGGGCATGGGCTACGATCTGCTGTTCGACGTGCTGACCGAAGACGAGCGCAAACGCTACCGCGACAAGCTGGCGCACCAGGCGCGCCTGCTGGCTGCGCACTTCGCGCCCAAGCCGGGCAAGACTTTTTCGTATAGCCAGAACCACTGCTTCATCCCGATTGCCGGCCTGGCCATCGCTGCGTACGCGATCTGGGACGAAGTGCCGGAAGCTGCCGCCTGGGCCGCGCAGTCGCGGGCGATCTTCTCGCGCGTGCTGGACGTGGCCTCGCCCGACGGCTATTTTTACGAAGGCGTGGAGTACTGGGTGTTCTCGATGCCGTGGATTATCCACGCGCTCGACGCCTTTGCGCACGCGGCCGGCGACGATCTGTACGACCACCCGGCGCTGCGCAAGGCCCACCTGTACATGGCCCATTCGCTCACGCCCAACGGCCAGGACATCTTCGACTTCGGTGACGCCTTCGAGGGCCCGCTCACCCGCTCGCGCCATGGCGATGAGGCGGCGCGCACCCACCCGAACGGCAAGCTGCATTCCAATTACAACCTGATCTACCGCCTGGCCGCGCGCTTCAAGAGTGCGGAGGCGCAGGGCGTGGCGGACTGGATGAAATCCCTCGGCCACGTATGCGCGGAGGACTTCTGGACCCTGCAATGGCGCGACGCGACCATCAAGCCCGCGCCAATCACCGCGCTGGCGCCGCATCACCACTTCGACGACCTGGGCACCGTGTACTGGCGCAGCGACTGGACCGACCGGGCCACCGCGTTCGCCTTCCGCGCCGGCCCGCCCGAAGGCCACCACGCGGCCACGCTGTTCGACAAGCTGCCCGACTGGCACTTGTCGATGGGCCACTCGCACCCGGACGCGGGCAGTTTTATCCTGTACGCTAACGGCACGTATTTATCGGGGCCGATGGGCTACGCCGGCATCCCGCGCAGCAACCTCAGTAACACGGTGCTGATCGACGGCCAGGGCCAGGCCAACGAGGGCCACGGCCACGACGCCTTTGCCGACTACCCATATGCGCGGCTCGACAGCATTCGCCTCACCACCGTCAACCTGGCCGCCGACCGCGCCGAAATCGTGGCCGACCTCACCGGCGCGTTCCGGCAGGAGCTGGGCGTGGACAAGCTGGAGCGCCGTTTTACTTACGAAGGCGGCGCCTGGACCACGACCGACCGCATGCGCGCAGCGCGCCCCGTCGTGCTGACGGCGCAAGTACACGGCGATACGACGATTGCCGCCGGCGGCCAGCAGCGCTACGTGGTGGCCGGCAAGCCGGCTGCACTGCAAGTGGACATCAAGACCGCCGGCGCCAGGGCAGTGATCGAAAAAGGCGTGGTCACGGCGGCCGGCCCGCCCGGCAACGTCGACAAGGGACCGCGCGAGGAGCGCGGCTCGGTGCTGCGCATCTCGATGCCGGCCGCGCGCGAAACGTCGATCGTCACCACCATGAGGCCAGTCAATGGATAA
- a CDS encoding TonB-dependent receptor, producing MVTTHSGSQLPRYPNMKPMAAALALLQMSSLAQAQEAAQTGAPQLEQVIVSANRRIEKLEDVPQSISVLTGETLERNNVREFDDIVNLSPALTISTGTQVGTNSINMRGIGTTSNNIGIEGDVAVIVDDMPYAQAQQAFRDQSDVARVEVLKGPQSTMFGKSAIAGAVVITTKPIGAGPMKGKLSLFRSSDDEYRVQTSVSGRMSDTVGVRVFASKTNFPGLLYNLTTDSMQNGSGGKTFFAKVQWQVTPDLDVQLAPRYDHALRTGNTAAINSIGPGVGYLYNKNYKALSNTEVLRGINVSQFNTTIRNDSPTGLEATDRGIGVRVNYLFPDSSPMAGHALTSITSVDNNKSNDFRDNDNIDLVSTFYQLDHFGKPSGINESPEINGTMDTKMTSQEFRLTSPDSGNFRYLAGLWIARTSIDRTYRRGNPFVKETSWTNYETSSSVLNRALYFNGSWDFIPKHTFTGGVRLTRESNDYMFHTIDSLLSSAPNNVHTGENYYNAPKHHENYVTGKLGYGYKLTPNTMVYGTASTGTKGVAYDMTSGANNVNVFKRLPLAPEEATSYEAGFKANLWNNRATLNLAVFKTRFRDYQTSATERFSDGSQASVLYSIPKIQTQGFEADATALITREFLLSANLAFTRATVVNWRQGPCYSGAKDCTVPNELVPGAFLRDASGGLMPNSPKWKTNLGGEYTLPIKSFKTAINANVRAQSKVQGAISQDPSLKRPGHAIVDLGASIAGRGGKYKLSVGVKNLFDHHYSVGNGGTFLNFKQTSGPDIRSYGWQPARDAFRYYTARLDVNF from the coding sequence ATGGTCACAACACATTCCGGCAGCCAGCTGCCGCGCTATCCCAACATGAAGCCCATGGCTGCAGCCCTGGCGCTGCTGCAAATGTCGTCGCTGGCCCAGGCCCAGGAGGCCGCCCAGACCGGCGCACCGCAACTGGAACAGGTAATCGTCTCGGCCAACCGCCGCATCGAAAAGCTCGAAGACGTGCCGCAATCGATCTCGGTGCTGACCGGCGAAACGCTGGAGCGCAACAACGTGCGCGAGTTCGACGACATCGTCAACCTCTCCCCTGCCCTGACCATTTCCACCGGCACCCAGGTGGGCACCAACAGCATCAATATGCGCGGCATCGGCACCACGTCCAACAATATCGGCATCGAGGGCGACGTGGCCGTCATCGTCGACGACATGCCGTACGCCCAGGCGCAGCAGGCGTTCCGCGACCAGTCGGATGTCGCGCGGGTGGAAGTGCTCAAGGGTCCGCAAAGCACCATGTTCGGCAAGAGCGCGATTGCCGGCGCGGTCGTGATCACGACCAAGCCCATCGGCGCGGGGCCGATGAAGGGCAAGCTGTCGCTGTTTCGCAGCAGCGACGACGAATACCGCGTGCAGACGTCCGTGAGCGGGCGCATGTCCGACACCGTCGGTGTGCGGGTATTCGCCAGCAAGACCAATTTCCCGGGCCTGCTCTACAACCTCACCACCGACAGCATGCAGAACGGCTCCGGCGGCAAGACTTTCTTCGCCAAGGTGCAGTGGCAGGTCACGCCGGACCTCGACGTGCAGCTCGCGCCGCGCTACGACCACGCGCTGCGCACCGGGAACACCGCTGCCATCAACTCGATCGGGCCGGGCGTGGGCTACCTGTACAACAAGAACTACAAGGCGCTGTCGAACACCGAGGTGCTGCGCGGGATTAACGTCTCGCAGTTCAACACCACCATCCGCAACGACTCGCCCACCGGGCTGGAAGCGACCGATCGCGGCATCGGCGTGCGCGTGAACTACCTGTTCCCCGACAGTTCACCGATGGCCGGCCACGCGCTGACGTCGATCACGTCGGTGGACAACAACAAGTCCAACGACTTCCGCGACAACGACAATATCGACCTGGTGTCCACGTTCTACCAGCTCGACCACTTCGGCAAACCGTCGGGCATCAACGAGTCGCCCGAGATCAACGGCACCATGGACACCAAGATGACCAGCCAGGAGTTCCGCCTGACGTCGCCGGACAGCGGCAATTTCCGCTACCTGGCCGGCCTGTGGATCGCCCGCACCAGCATCGACCGCACCTACCGGCGCGGCAATCCGTTCGTCAAGGAGACCAGCTGGACCAACTACGAGACGTCGTCGTCGGTGCTCAACCGCGCGCTGTACTTCAACGGCAGCTGGGACTTCATCCCGAAACACACGTTCACCGGCGGCGTGCGGCTCACGCGCGAATCGAACGACTACATGTTCCACACCATCGACAGCCTGCTGTCGTCGGCGCCGAACAACGTGCACACGGGCGAGAACTACTACAACGCGCCCAAGCACCACGAGAACTACGTGACCGGCAAACTCGGTTACGGCTACAAGCTCACGCCCAACACCATGGTGTACGGCACCGCATCGACCGGCACCAAGGGCGTGGCATACGACATGACCAGCGGCGCCAACAACGTCAACGTGTTCAAGCGCCTGCCGCTGGCGCCCGAGGAAGCCACCAGCTACGAAGCCGGCTTCAAGGCCAACCTGTGGAACAACCGCGCCACGCTCAACCTGGCCGTGTTCAAGACCCGATTCCGCGACTATCAAACGTCGGCCACCGAGCGCTTCTCGGACGGCAGCCAGGCCAGCGTGTTGTACAGCATTCCGAAGATCCAGACCCAGGGTTTCGAGGCCGACGCCACTGCGCTGATCACGCGCGAATTCCTGTTGTCGGCCAACCTGGCCTTCACCCGCGCCACGGTGGTGAACTGGCGCCAGGGTCCGTGCTACAGCGGCGCCAAGGACTGCACCGTGCCGAACGAACTGGTGCCGGGCGCGTTCCTGCGCGACGCCAGCGGCGGCCTGATGCCCAACTCGCCCAAGTGGAAAACCAACCTGGGCGGCGAGTACACGCTGCCGATCAAAAGCTTCAAGACCGCGATCAACGCCAACGTGCGCGCGCAGTCCAAAGTGCAGGGCGCGATCAGCCAGGACCCGAGCCTGAAACGGCCCGGCCATGCTATCGTTGACCTGGGCGCCTCGATCGCCGGCCGCGGTGGAAAATACAAGCTGTCGGTCGGTGTAAAAAACCTGTTCGACCACCACTACTCGGTGGGCAACGGCGGCACCTTCCTGAACTTCAAGCAGACGTCGGGCCCCGACATTCGCTCGTATGGCTGGCAACCTGCGCGCGACGCATTCCGCTATTACACCGCCCGGCTGGACGTCAATTTCTGA
- a CDS encoding sugar kinase — translation MDKRTPDVVTVGEAMALFIAREAKPLAEVRDFERATAGAELNVSVGLSRLGFRVDYVSALGDDSLGANLLAFMDAEGIDRSHVRIDAAHPTGFMLKAMNDDGSDPQVEYFRRGSAASRLSPADLREPDPWQQARLLHLTGISAALSDGCRELVFAMARQARAAGRLVTFDPNLRPRLWPSEAAMIATINDLASLADVVMPGLSEGRLLTGRKDAAGIADFYLGRGAQQVVVKLGPDGAYYADGGNRGTVPGQPVAKVVDTVGAGDGFAVGVLSALLDGLPLPQAAARGNAIGARQVQFRGDCDGLPTREQLADAMAPPMP, via the coding sequence ATGGATAAACGCACACCCGATGTTGTGACCGTGGGCGAGGCGATGGCGCTGTTCATCGCCCGCGAAGCCAAACCGCTGGCAGAAGTGCGCGACTTCGAGCGCGCCACCGCCGGCGCCGAACTCAATGTATCGGTGGGCCTGTCGCGGCTCGGTTTCCGCGTGGACTACGTTTCCGCGCTGGGCGACGACAGCCTGGGCGCCAACCTGCTCGCCTTCATGGATGCCGAAGGCATCGACCGCAGCCACGTGCGCATCGATGCGGCGCACCCCACCGGCTTCATGCTCAAGGCAATGAACGATGATGGCAGCGACCCGCAGGTGGAATACTTCCGGCGCGGCTCGGCGGCCAGCCGGCTGTCGCCAGCCGACCTGCGCGAACCCGATCCGTGGCAGCAGGCGCGCCTGCTGCACCTGACCGGCATCTCGGCGGCGCTGTCGGACGGCTGCCGCGAACTGGTGTTCGCCATGGCGCGCCAAGCCCGCGCGGCCGGCCGGCTGGTGACGTTCGACCCCAACCTGCGGCCGCGCCTGTGGCCTTCCGAAGCCGCGATGATCGCCACCATCAACGATCTCGCCAGCCTTGCCGACGTGGTGATGCCAGGGCTGTCGGAGGGCCGCCTGCTGACGGGCCGCAAAGACGCTGCCGGCATCGCCGACTTTTACCTGGGGCGCGGCGCGCAACAGGTGGTGGTCAAGCTGGGACCGGACGGCGCGTACTACGCCGATGGCGGCAATCGCGGCACGGTACCCGGCCAGCCGGTGGCCAAGGTGGTCGATACGGTGGGCGCCGGCGACGGCTTCGCGGTCGGGGTGCTGAGCGCCCTGCTCGACGGCTTGCCGCTGCCGCAAGCGGCCGCGCGCGGCAACGCCATCGGCGCGCGCCAGGTGCAGTTCCGCGGCGACTGCGACGGCCTGCCCACGCGCGAACAGCTGGCGGACGCCATGGCGCCGCCAATGCCGTAA
- a CDS encoding SDR family NAD(P)-dependent oxidoreductase — translation METKQSTELQGKKALVMGGASGIGKATSLALAAAGADVVLTYWSSAEEAEQVVTQIRSLGRQAHAIRADVADADVAEQVFAQAESAIGEIDTLFANIGGLIQRCRVVDMPLSLWNESMNLNLTSTFLICQAALKRMEPRKGGTIVTMSSLAAFDGGGPGSAHYASSKAAVATFTRALAKEVGPLGIRVNGVAPGLIATRFHDTFNTPANRAAIADRTPAKREGQPADVANVVVFLASDRAAFLAGEIIQVNGGLALY, via the coding sequence ATGGAAACCAAACAAAGCACTGAACTGCAAGGCAAAAAAGCCCTCGTCATGGGCGGCGCCTCGGGCATCGGCAAGGCCACGTCGCTGGCCCTGGCAGCGGCCGGCGCCGACGTGGTGCTCACCTACTGGAGCAGCGCCGAAGAAGCCGAACAGGTGGTCACGCAAATCCGCTCCCTGGGCCGCCAGGCCCACGCCATCCGCGCCGACGTTGCCGACGCCGACGTGGCCGAGCAGGTGTTTGCCCAGGCGGAAAGCGCGATCGGCGAGATCGACACCCTGTTTGCCAACATCGGCGGCCTGATCCAGCGCTGCCGCGTGGTGGACATGCCGCTGTCGCTGTGGAACGAGTCGATGAACCTCAACCTCACCAGCACCTTTCTGATCTGCCAGGCCGCGCTCAAGCGCATGGAGCCGCGCAAAGGCGGCACCATCGTCACCATGTCGTCGCTGGCCGCCTTCGACGGCGGCGGCCCCGGTTCGGCGCACTACGCGTCGTCCAAGGCTGCCGTGGCCACCTTTACCCGCGCGCTGGCCAAGGAAGTCGGCCCGCTGGGCATCCGCGTCAACGGCGTGGCGCCGGGCCTGATCGCCACCCGCTTCCACGACACCTTCAACACGCCTGCCAACCGCGCCGCCATTGCCGACCGCACCCCGGCCAAGCGCGAAGGACAACCGGCCGACGTGGCCAACGTGGTGGTGTTCCTGGCGTCGGACCGCGCCGCCTTCCTTGCCGGTGAAATCATCCAGGTCAACGGCGGCCTCGCCCTCTATTAA
- a CDS encoding NAD-dependent epimerase/dehydratase family protein codes for MKVFVTGAGGFIGGSIAAGLVKAGHQVVGLVRNPDQVAEVAKIGVTGIIGTLADHDLLVAQARAADAVINAASSDNRAAVEAIIEGLAGSGKPFLHTSGSSIVGDASGGLGTDKIYYEDRLPEPTADKAARVAIDNLVLAAAGQGVRSAVLCNTLIYGHGALPRDSVQLPRLLKQAKKSGIVRHVGAGLNIWSNVHIDDVVDLYLLALEKSPAGAFYFVESGEASFRDMSAAIARALGLGEPQDWPLDEAKEEWGYEMASYGLGSNSRVRGKKARELLGWQPHGPSVMDWIANDMLR; via the coding sequence ATGAAAGTATTTGTCACAGGCGCGGGAGGTTTTATCGGCGGTTCGATCGCAGCGGGGCTGGTCAAGGCCGGCCACCAGGTGGTGGGCCTGGTGCGCAACCCGGACCAGGTGGCCGAAGTGGCAAAGATCGGCGTGACCGGCATCATCGGCACGCTGGCCGACCACGACCTGCTGGTGGCGCAAGCACGCGCGGCGGATGCCGTCATCAACGCCGCCAGCAGCGACAACCGCGCGGCGGTTGAAGCGATCATCGAAGGGCTGGCCGGATCGGGCAAGCCGTTCCTGCACACCAGTGGTTCGAGCATCGTCGGCGACGCCTCCGGCGGCCTGGGTACCGACAAGATCTACTACGAAGACCGGCTGCCGGAACCCACGGCAGACAAGGCCGCGCGCGTGGCGATCGACAACCTGGTGCTGGCCGCTGCCGGCCAGGGCGTGCGTTCAGCCGTACTGTGCAACACCCTGATCTACGGCCACGGCGCGCTGCCGCGCGACAGCGTGCAGCTGCCCCGCCTGCTCAAGCAGGCAAAAAAGAGCGGCATCGTGCGCCACGTCGGTGCGGGCCTGAACATCTGGTCCAACGTCCATATCGACGACGTGGTGGACCTGTACTTGCTGGCACTGGAAAAGAGCCCGGCAGGCGCATTCTATTTCGTGGAAAGCGGCGAGGCATCGTTCCGCGACATGAGCGCGGCGATTGCCAGGGCGCTGGGCCTGGGTGAACCGCAGGACTGGCCGCTCGACGAGGCAAAAGAGGAATGGGGCTACGAGATGGCGTCGTACGGCCTCGGTTCCAACAGCCGCGTGCGCGGTAAAAAGGCGCGCGAACTGCTGGGATGGCAGCCGCACGGGCCGTCGGTGATGGACTGGATTGCGAACGATATGCTGCGCTAG
- a CDS encoding LacI family DNA-binding transcriptional regulator, producing MSEPKIQDVARLAGVSPSSISNFLNNRMGQMRPDTQAKIQQAIEQLGYRPNNAARQLKTGVASMVGLLVPSLANQFFGALACAVEAAAARHHCHVMTFSTFRDPERERAVMADLLAYGVKGIITGSALSDTEHLEAVTSRCPVVAFDIKRGDESHQRIATVSMDNAAATTLAVEHLAMLGHRAVALVTPPPYTLNRQERIRGFQQAAAAAGVKGELIIADATDGPTDLHGDTRLFELGRSAASRIVTSSARPTAAIAINDMMAIGVGVGLKQLGRRIPADISLIGIDDIFFCAAHDPPLTTLRQPIQAMADAALQRILTPDEPADGALFAPELIVRSSTATPPQS from the coding sequence ATGAGCGAACCTAAAATTCAGGATGTGGCACGCCTGGCGGGGGTTTCCCCGTCGAGCATCTCGAATTTCCTCAACAACCGCATGGGGCAAATGCGGCCGGATACGCAAGCGAAGATCCAGCAGGCCATCGAGCAGCTGGGCTACCGGCCCAACAACGCCGCCCGCCAGCTCAAAACCGGCGTGGCGTCGATGGTCGGCCTGCTGGTGCCGTCGCTGGCCAACCAGTTCTTCGGCGCGCTGGCTTGCGCGGTGGAGGCGGCGGCCGCCCGCCACCACTGCCACGTGATGACCTTCAGTACCTTCCGCGATCCCGAGCGCGAACGCGCCGTGATGGCCGACCTGCTGGCGTATGGCGTCAAGGGCATCATCACCGGCTCGGCCCTGAGCGACACCGAACATCTGGAAGCGGTGACGTCGCGCTGCCCGGTGGTGGCGTTCGACATCAAGCGCGGCGACGAATCGCACCAGCGCATCGCCACCGTCTCGATGGACAACGCCGCCGCCACCACGCTGGCGGTCGAACACCTGGCCATGCTGGGCCACCGCGCCGTGGCGCTGGTGACGCCGCCGCCGTACACCCTGAATCGCCAGGAACGCATACGCGGCTTCCAGCAGGCCGCGGCCGCCGCCGGTGTCAAGGGAGAGCTGATCATCGCCGACGCCACCGACGGCCCCACCGACCTGCACGGCGACACCCGGCTGTTCGAACTCGGGCGCAGCGCAGCGTCTCGCATCGTGACGTCGTCGGCACGGCCCACGGCGGCCATAGCGATCAACGACATGATGGCCATCGGCGTGGGCGTGGGCCTGAAACAGCTGGGACGGCGCATCCCGGCCGATATCTCGCTGATCGGCATTGACGATATTTTCTTCTGCGCCGCGCACGACCCGCCACTGACCACGCTGCGCCAGCCGATCCAGGCCATGGCCGACGCCGCGCTGCAACGCATCCTGACGCCGGACGAACCGGCCGACGGCGCGCTGTTCGCGCCGGAGCTGATCGTCCGGTCATCCACCGCCACACCCCCGCAATCCTGA
- a CDS encoding GDSL-type esterase/lipase family protein — MMSLTSRALLLSLALLTAPALAQTNPRESASIASPKQDDGKFLKKHEINLARAKSGPVGLLFLGDSITDNWRKAPEIWDKYYGKYQPANFGIGGDRTQHVIWRIEHGELDGIAPKVTVLMIGTNNSLDYSAADIAAANRKIVDMVRAKLPGTKVLLLGVFPRGPRDRFGGPVTPAFVAEAARRMETIRAVNQELARMDDGKTVRFLDITGVFLDKDGKIPDAVMPDQLHPNAAGYQLWADAMAPLLDEMMATP; from the coding sequence ATGATGTCGTTGACTTCCCGCGCACTGCTGCTGTCGCTGGCATTGCTTACCGCCCCCGCGCTGGCGCAAACCAATCCGCGTGAAAGCGCATCCATCGCGTCGCCCAAGCAGGACGATGGCAAGTTCCTCAAAAAGCACGAGATCAACCTGGCCCGCGCAAAAAGCGGCCCGGTGGGCCTGCTGTTCCTGGGCGACTCGATCACCGACAACTGGCGCAAGGCGCCCGAGATCTGGGACAAGTACTACGGCAAGTACCAGCCGGCCAATTTCGGCATCGGCGGCGACCGCACCCAGCACGTGATCTGGCGCATCGAGCACGGTGAACTCGACGGCATTGCGCCCAAGGTCACGGTGCTGATGATCGGCACCAACAACAGTCTCGATTACAGCGCGGCCGATATCGCGGCGGCCAACCGCAAGATCGTCGATATGGTGCGCGCCAAACTGCCGGGCACCAAAGTGCTGTTGCTGGGCGTGTTTCCGCGCGGCCCGCGCGACCGCTTCGGCGGCCCGGTCACGCCGGCCTTTGTCGCGGAAGCGGCCAGGCGCATGGAAACCATCCGCGCCGTCAACCAGGAACTGGCGCGGATGGATGACGGCAAGACGGTGCGCTTCCTCGATATCACCGGCGTGTTCCTGGACAAGGACGGCAAGATTCCGGATGCCGTCATGCCCGACCAGTTGCATCCGAACGCTGCCGGCTACCAGTTGTGGGCCGATGCGATGGCGCCGCTGCTCGACGAGATGATGGCCACGCCGTAA
- a CDS encoding MFS transporter produces MTTKKGLRWLVITLVAAATIINYIDRSALAVMWPGIAAELGLDKRDYANIITVFLIGYAIGQSLFGKIFDALGTRIGFLLSIVVWSVSIGLHFVARSALSFALFRALLGIGEAGNWPGATKAIAEWFPVRERALGQGIFGAGASVGSIIAPPLVAFLYAYVGWKTTFILIGALGFIWIVPWLIVYKSGPDSHPWITADERAYILGGQKTTQTVADEYVPTMGEMLRHRQSWGVIAARFFIDPVWWLFVGWLPLYLNEKFGFDVKQIGLFGWVPYVGAGIGALAGGWFCGRLLQRGWSVNRARKFVIALGLIVMFPALLLTTVAATPLAAVLSIAVILFGFQAAITNIQTLPSDFFSGRTVGSLAGVSGTAAVLGVIGCMQLVPVLTAGGNYTLFFVLGAALVPLVYLSIWLGGAVEPVRPHAVQVKENP; encoded by the coding sequence ATGACAACCAAAAAAGGGCTGCGCTGGCTGGTGATCACACTGGTCGCCGCCGCCACCATCATCAATTACATCGACCGTTCGGCGCTGGCGGTGATGTGGCCGGGCATTGCCGCCGAACTGGGTCTGGACAAGCGCGACTACGCCAACATCATCACGGTGTTTTTGATCGGTTACGCGATCGGCCAGTCGCTGTTCGGTAAAATTTTCGACGCGCTCGGCACCCGCATCGGCTTCCTGCTGTCGATCGTGGTGTGGTCGGTGTCGATCGGCCTGCATTTTGTCGCGCGCAGCGCATTGTCGTTCGCGCTGTTCCGCGCCCTGCTTGGCATCGGCGAGGCCGGCAACTGGCCCGGCGCCACCAAGGCCATCGCCGAATGGTTTCCGGTGCGCGAACGGGCGCTGGGCCAGGGCATTTTTGGCGCCGGCGCCTCGGTCGGTTCGATCATCGCGCCGCCGCTGGTCGCCTTCCTGTATGCGTACGTGGGCTGGAAAACCACGTTCATCCTGATCGGCGCGCTCGGTTTCATCTGGATCGTGCCGTGGCTGATCGTGTATAAATCCGGCCCGGACTCGCACCCGTGGATCACCGCCGACGAGCGCGCGTACATTCTCGGCGGGCAAAAAACCACGCAGACCGTCGCGGACGAATACGTGCCCACCATGGGCGAGATGCTGCGCCACCGCCAGAGCTGGGGCGTGATTGCTGCGCGCTTTTTCATCGATCCCGTGTGGTGGCTGTTCGTGGGCTGGCTGCCGCTGTACCTGAACGAGAAATTCGGCTTCGACGTCAAGCAGATTGGCCTGTTCGGCTGGGTGCCGTACGTGGGCGCCGGCATCGGAGCGCTGGCCGGCGGCTGGTTCTGCGGTCGCCTGTTGCAGCGCGGCTGGTCGGTCAACCGGGCCCGCAAATTCGTCATCGCGCTTGGCTTGATCGTGATGTTCCCTGCCCTGCTGCTCACCACCGTGGCTGCCACGCCGCTGGCCGCCGTGCTGTCGATTGCCGTGATCCTGTTCGGCTTCCAGGCGGCGATCACCAACATCCAGACCCTGCCCAGCGACTTCTTCTCCGGCCGCACCGTCGGCTCGCTGGCAGGCGTCAGTGGCACGGCCGCCGTGCTGGGCGTGATCGGCTGCATGCAGCTGGTGCCGGTGCTCACGGCCGGTGGCAACTATACGCTGTTCTTTGTCCTCGGCGCCGCACTGGTCCCGCTGGTGTACCTGTCGATCTGGCTCGGCGGCGCCGTGGAGCCCGTGCGTCCCCATGCCGTTCAAGTAAAGGAAAACCCATGA